The Serpentinimonas maccroryi genome has a segment encoding these proteins:
- a CDS encoding phosphoribosyltransferase-like protein: protein MKDENAQHLLAKVMGWQDQEVVLENVPVLRLLADYKYDGYQRFGPGKRFVESLALWLNQFDMPDRAAALDFVLKRLVYVSDDELSHLVQHAYPDVIVQERIRLVAEEKGIPTYRVGEICRNPRFQELQFKSLYLGLSDGARTNELRRFSDGEISNEQIWQAYELGEAKADDMLDALGKALTKAPASKPLENDEIWRLYDAGDKAEANRLLDSLRVKPASGACQQQAKFTLVWLMDDFSGSGNTYIRFDNEKGKFKGKIKKIYERLHQGDLIDTTHYEVFLLLYVATRQAIDHIEYWSERFTSENNYKPLQVRVLCVIEPEVGLTQAVPTELQSILTNPKYYDPVAFDEHIEVGGTTTAQLGFAGCALPVVLSHNTPNNSVYVLWGSEAHGFPGLFPRVSRHKEF from the coding sequence ATGAAAGATGAAAATGCACAGCATTTGCTTGCCAAGGTCATGGGATGGCAGGACCAGGAGGTTGTTCTGGAGAACGTTCCTGTACTTCGCCTGCTAGCGGACTACAAGTACGACGGATATCAGCGGTTCGGCCCCGGTAAGCGGTTCGTCGAAAGCTTGGCTCTCTGGCTAAATCAGTTCGACATGCCAGACCGTGCGGCAGCGTTGGACTTCGTGCTCAAACGGCTCGTCTACGTGTCCGACGATGAACTTTCCCATCTGGTTCAGCATGCGTACCCCGATGTTATTGTTCAGGAGCGAATCCGTTTGGTTGCAGAGGAGAAGGGTATTCCGACCTACCGTGTGGGCGAAATATGTCGCAATCCGCGCTTCCAGGAGTTGCAGTTCAAGTCGCTCTATCTCGGGCTGAGTGATGGCGCGCGCACCAACGAATTGCGCCGTTTCAGCGACGGTGAAATCAGCAACGAGCAGATCTGGCAGGCTTATGAACTCGGCGAAGCCAAGGCCGATGACATGTTGGATGCGCTTGGCAAGGCATTGACCAAAGCACCGGCAAGTAAGCCTTTGGAGAACGACGAAATCTGGCGTTTATACGACGCCGGCGACAAGGCTGAGGCCAATCGCCTGCTCGACTCGCTGCGTGTGAAGCCTGCCTCCGGTGCCTGCCAGCAGCAGGCAAAGTTCACGTTGGTTTGGCTGATGGATGATTTTTCCGGGAGTGGAAATACCTACATTCGGTTCGATAACGAGAAGGGCAAGTTCAAGGGGAAGATCAAGAAAATCTACGAGCGCCTTCACCAGGGCGATCTGATCGATACCACGCACTACGAAGTTTTCCTGCTGTTATATGTCGCAACACGCCAAGCCATTGACCATATTGAGTACTGGTCGGAACGCTTCACGTCTGAAAACAACTACAAGCCCCTACAGGTGCGCGTACTGTGCGTCATCGAGCCAGAAGTTGGCCTGACGCAAGCGGTCCCGACTGAACTGCAGTCCATCCTGACCAATCCCAAGTACTACGACCCAGTAGCGTTTGACGAGCACATCGAAGTGGGCGGAACGACCACGGCACAGTTGGGCTTCGCGGGATGTGCCTTGCCGGTGGTGTTGTCACACAACACTCCAAATAATTCAGTTTACGTGCTGTGGGGTTCTGAAGCCCACGGTTTTCCAGGTCTTTTCCCACGCGTCAGCCGCCATAAGGAGTTCTGA
- a CDS encoding NADAR family protein → MTREKPAAAKTTELKRALGKSPTAPVLSEYDGAIRFYRANEKPYGAFSNLYPRPIEFEGRVYPTSEHAYQAGKASKPVVREWILSAPTPSLAAMAAHGLYVWDVVPNWAQIKFDRMRAVLRAKFEQHADLKDLLLSTGDARLVEAGTVNNAVNRLWGEVDGKGENTLGVMLMELRSEYAKPKVKRASRSGSGALATGEKMKSTSKRSMVIA, encoded by the coding sequence ATGACAAGAGAAAAACCGGCTGCAGCAAAGACCACGGAACTCAAGCGCGCGCTAGGGAAAAGCCCGACCGCACCCGTTTTGAGCGAGTATGACGGAGCAATCCGCTTTTATCGAGCCAATGAGAAACCCTATGGCGCATTCAGCAATCTCTACCCGCGGCCGATTGAGTTCGAAGGCCGCGTGTACCCCACTTCCGAACACGCATATCAAGCGGGCAAGGCAAGCAAGCCGGTCGTTCGTGAATGGATTCTCAGTGCCCCGACACCGTCACTTGCAGCCATGGCGGCGCACGGACTGTATGTTTGGGATGTAGTGCCGAACTGGGCGCAGATCAAGTTCGACCGAATGCGCGCCGTGTTGCGAGCTAAGTTCGAGCAGCATGCCGATCTGAAGGATTTGTTGCTTTCGACCGGTGATGCTCGCCTCGTTGAAGCTGGCACTGTCAATAACGCTGTGAATCGGTTATGGGGCGAAGTTGACGGAAAGGGCGAAAACACGCTTGGCGTCATGCTGATGGAGTTGAGGTCGGAATATGCGAAACCAAAAGTAAAGCGCGCGTCTCGGTCAGGTTCAGGCGCGCTCGCGACTGGCGAAAAGATGAAGTCGACCTCCAAGCGTTCAATGGTCATTGCATAA
- a CDS encoding Gfo/Idh/MocA family oxidoreductase yields the protein MTLKVALAGAGAFGIKHLDAIAKIDQVEVVSLISRDLEKTRQVAAQYGIAHVGTELADALKLKEVDAVILCTPTQMHAEQALACLRAGKHVQVEIPLADSLKGAEAVLALQQQTGLVAMCGHTRRFNPSHQYVHQKIEAGQFNLQQMDVQTYFFRRSNMNALGQPRSWTDHLLWHHAAHTVDLFAWQCGAPIVKANALQGPIHPQLGIAMDMSIQLLAANGALCTLSLSFNNDGPLGTFFRYIGDSATYLARYDDLYNGKDEKIDVSQVDVSMNGIELQDREFFAAIREGREPKASVAQVLPCYRVLHQLEQQLQG from the coding sequence ATGACCCTCAAAGTCGCCCTCGCCGGTGCCGGCGCATTCGGCATCAAGCACCTGGACGCCATCGCCAAAATCGATCAAGTCGAAGTCGTTTCGCTTATCAGCCGCGACCTGGAAAAAACCCGGCAAGTGGCCGCTCAGTACGGCATCGCGCACGTGGGCACCGAATTGGCCGATGCGCTCAAGCTCAAGGAAGTGGATGCCGTCATCCTGTGCACCCCGACGCAGATGCACGCCGAGCAAGCGCTGGCCTGCCTGCGGGCGGGCAAGCACGTGCAGGTCGAAATCCCGCTGGCCGACAGCCTCAAGGGCGCAGAGGCGGTGCTGGCCTTGCAGCAGCAGACCGGTCTGGTGGCGATGTGCGGCCACACGCGCCGTTTCAACCCCAGCCACCAGTACGTGCACCAGAAAATCGAGGCCGGGCAGTTCAACCTCCAGCAGATGGATGTGCAGACCTATTTTTTCCGGCGCAGCAACATGAACGCGCTCGGCCAGCCACGCAGCTGGACCGACCACCTGCTCTGGCACCACGCCGCGCACACGGTGGATTTGTTTGCTTGGCAGTGCGGCGCCCCCATCGTCAAAGCCAACGCCCTGCAAGGCCCGATCCACCCCCAGCTGGGCATAGCGATGGACATGTCGATCCAGCTCCTGGCCGCCAACGGCGCCCTCTGCACCCTGTCGTTGAGCTTCAACAACGACGGCCCGCTGGGCACCTTCTTTCGCTACATCGGCGACAGCGCCACCTACCTGGCGCGCTACGACGACCTGTACAACGGCAAGGACGAGAAGATCGACGTCAGCCAAGTCGATGTGTCGATGAACGGCATCGAGCTGCAAGACCGCGAGTTCTTCGCCGCCATCCGCGAAGGCCGCGAACCCAAAGCCAGCGTGGCCCAGGTGCTGCCGTGCTACCGCGTGCTGCACCAGTTGGAGCAGCAGTTGCAGGGCTAG
- a CDS encoding IS5 family transposase yields MFACPATDDFFRSRIDHMIDLRHPLAVLSSRMPWQQIEASVAHLFVRKARAGVAMPELDLFGEAPAPQARKNNAGRPRVALRIMIALLYLKHAFNESDEGVVERWGETPTWQFFSGQAYFEHRRPCDASTLVKFRQLLGDEGVEELLAQTVNVAVALKLIQPQELEQVIVDSTVQHKAIAHPTDSKLLETALVKLVEVAKQAGIELKQTYAKEGQALGCKAGRYAHAKQWRRMKHTIKRQRTIVGRLQREVQRKAATTLNAVSSAVQQALQTMLERAAQIVEQSGQKKSKDGKPKLYSLHAPEVSCINKGKSRQPYEFGVKVGIASTAQHNLIVGAKAFHGNPYDGHTLAPQLEQAAILMQDTGSKPSTAVVDLGYRGVDADNPDVRIVHRGKSKRLTQAERELLKRRQAIEPIIGHLKQDHGMGRCHLKGELGDRLHAVLCAAGYNIKWLLRMIAQKGVAFLGSLFLCLRRGSGFAALKRLWGQRRADGLQSGGSWALVDRLEMAGAGE; encoded by the coding sequence ATGTTCGCCTGCCCCGCCACCGACGATTTCTTCCGCTCACGTATCGACCACATGATCGATCTGCGCCACCCGCTGGCGGTGCTGTCTTCGCGCATGCCGTGGCAGCAGATTGAAGCCTCGGTCGCGCACCTGTTCGTGCGCAAAGCCCGTGCCGGTGTGGCCATGCCCGAGCTCGATCTGTTTGGCGAGGCGCCAGCGCCGCAGGCGCGCAAGAACAACGCCGGGCGCCCCCGGGTGGCGCTGCGCATCATGATCGCGCTGCTCTACCTCAAGCACGCCTTCAACGAATCTGACGAAGGCGTGGTCGAGCGCTGGGGCGAGACCCCGACTTGGCAGTTCTTCTCGGGACAAGCCTACTTTGAACACCGTCGGCCCTGTGACGCCAGCACCTTGGTCAAGTTTCGCCAACTCTTGGGCGACGAAGGCGTAGAAGAACTGCTGGCGCAAACCGTCAATGTGGCCGTGGCGCTCAAGCTGATCCAGCCCCAAGAGCTCGAACAAGTGATCGTCGACAGCACGGTGCAGCACAAGGCCATTGCCCACCCCACCGACAGCAAGCTGCTCGAGACGGCGCTGGTCAAGTTGGTTGAAGTCGCCAAGCAAGCCGGGATCGAGCTCAAGCAGACCTACGCCAAAGAGGGCCAAGCCCTAGGGTGCAAGGCCGGGCGCTATGCGCACGCCAAGCAGTGGCGCCGCATGAAGCACACCATCAAACGCCAGCGCACCATCGTCGGACGGCTACAGCGCGAGGTGCAGCGCAAGGCGGCCACCACCCTGAACGCCGTCTCCAGCGCAGTGCAGCAGGCCTTGCAGACCATGCTGGAGCGCGCGGCACAGATCGTCGAGCAAAGCGGCCAGAAAAAATCCAAGGACGGCAAACCCAAGCTCTACAGCTTGCACGCTCCAGAAGTGTCTTGCATCAACAAGGGCAAGAGCCGCCAGCCCTACGAGTTTGGTGTCAAGGTGGGCATTGCCAGCACGGCGCAACACAACCTGATCGTGGGCGCCAAGGCCTTCCATGGCAACCCCTACGATGGCCACACGCTGGCGCCCCAACTGGAGCAAGCCGCCATTTTGATGCAAGACACGGGCAGCAAGCCCAGCACCGCAGTGGTGGATCTGGGCTACCGGGGTGTGGATGCCGACAATCCGGATGTGCGCATCGTGCATCGGGGCAAGTCCAAGCGGCTCACGCAAGCAGAGCGAGAACTGCTCAAACGACGCCAAGCCATCGAGCCGATCATCGGCCACCTCAAGCAAGACCACGGCATGGGGCGGTGTCACTTGAAGGGCGAGCTGGGCGATCGGCTGCATGCGGTGCTGTGTGCGGCGGGCTACAACATCAAATGGCTGCTGCGCATGATCGCCCAGAAGGGCGTTGCCTTCTTGGGCAGCCTTTTTTTGTGCCTGCGCCGGGGTTCGGGATTTGCGGCGCTCAAGCGGCTATGGGGGCAGCGGCGCGCCGATGGGCTTCAAAGCGGCGGCTCATGGGCGCTGGTAGATCGGCTGGAAATGGCTGGGGCAGGGGAATGA
- a CDS encoding transposase, whose translation MREQLPSIEQRLQFGWYRHHLAADLAWDLTGRFSSKLSKRRCGAPERPDPLRSPCKAFLSPSSLQSMPARHPWQQSQAAFFLDNRNGLVVDVENTHGKGTAERQAALKMLGRQRRRGRKQTVGADKNYDCKAFVQGSRKLGITPHVAAKEQHLAIDGRTKRHAGYQTSLKVRKRIEEAFGWIKTVGGLARTRLKGQAKLAGQALMCFATYNLVRMGTMGGWWDAHHA comes from the coding sequence GTGCGCGAGCAGTTGCCCAGCATCGAGCAGCGCTTGCAATTTGGCTGGTACCGCCACCACTTGGCGGCAGATCTGGCCTGGGATTTGACAGGCCGGTTCAGCTCGAAGCTATCAAAAAGGCGCTGTGGCGCGCCAGAAAGGCCTGACCCCCTTCGGAGCCCGTGCAAAGCGTTCCTGAGCCCATCGTCGCTGCAATCAATGCCCGCACGTCACCCTTGGCAGCAAAGCCAAGCCGCATTTTTTTTGGACAACCGCAACGGCTTGGTGGTGGACGTTGAGAACACCCACGGCAAAGGCACGGCAGAGCGCCAAGCGGCGCTCAAGATGCTGGGGCGCCAAAGGCGCCGTGGCCGCAAGCAGACCGTGGGCGCCGACAAAAACTACGACTGCAAGGCCTTCGTGCAGGGCTCCCGCAAGCTGGGCATCACGCCCCATGTGGCGGCCAAGGAGCAGCACTTGGCCATCGATGGGCGCACCAAGCGGCATGCGGGCTACCAAACCAGTCTGAAGGTGCGCAAGCGCATCGAAGAGGCCTTTGGCTGGATCAAGACCGTGGGTGGACTGGCCAGGACTAGGCTCAAGGGTCAGGCCAAGCTGGCTGGGCAGGCGCTGATGTGCTTTGCAACCTACAACCTAGTGCGCATGGGCACCATGGGTGGCTGGTGGGATGCGCATCATGCGTGA
- a CDS encoding HAD hydrolase family protein, with protein sequence MSGTFYDGELAELDNSFSAAMSANIDLLKLAIASTAESSIIGVGSGGSFTVASLLCNLHESYTGRVSRPSTPLEIICNPTLAAASPVFMISAEGKNPDIVEALDRARRHSSRTVHVLTNRASSPLMEHVRELPEVTSHVFDLAKKDGYLATNSLLMDAVVIARAYGALDSDANQFPDSLDGLRISNLPISKWLDGVREFVRQAVPRKGLIVVFSPLLKPVAADLESKLSESALLYCQLADLRSFAHGRHLWLAERPEDCAILALVEPGLEHLWARMQQLLPGNVPVCTMPLAGARPQDLLAGLVAQMQLVSLIAAELKKDPAKPNVPSFGRELYYVDLPSFILGPQETGRRGEQSKYEVLGARWPSIGSSGAMSRALERFESALAQQAFHSVVFDYDGTLCSSQRKEAPPMVPIVDQLTRLLNAGIFVGIASGRGDSIQQHLRNVLPSNLWQSVHLGLYNGGWIGLLGEDIQKQAITNEFLSHVRRILGRLEGLGVPIERVRETYPHQISVRFKEGADAENMWFVIADSLRQAGLDPTTVVRSKHSVDVLAVNVNKSHLVAKIIQARSIDPYQVVTMGDQGAWPGNDSSLLEHRYSLSVDQPSRRLDRGWKLAPHHKRDVDATLWYLERAEIDAASSSFRFKLSA encoded by the coding sequence ATGAGTGGTACTTTCTACGACGGCGAACTTGCGGAGCTCGACAACAGCTTCTCTGCCGCAATGTCGGCCAATATTGACTTGCTGAAGCTGGCGATCGCAAGCACGGCAGAGTCCAGTATCATCGGGGTCGGATCGGGCGGGTCTTTTACCGTCGCGTCGCTGCTGTGCAACCTGCATGAGTCGTACACGGGCCGGGTGTCGCGGCCTTCGACGCCTCTCGAGATTATTTGCAACCCTACACTCGCCGCTGCCAGTCCGGTCTTCATGATTTCGGCCGAGGGCAAGAATCCGGATATTGTCGAAGCGCTTGATCGCGCACGACGCCACAGTTCGCGAACTGTCCACGTGCTGACCAACCGGGCATCGAGCCCATTGATGGAGCACGTTCGCGAACTGCCCGAAGTCACCTCCCACGTGTTCGATCTAGCCAAGAAAGACGGGTACCTCGCGACCAACAGCCTCTTGATGGATGCTGTTGTGATTGCGCGCGCGTACGGTGCGCTGGACTCCGACGCGAACCAGTTTCCTGATTCGCTTGACGGGCTGCGTATCAGCAATCTGCCAATTTCCAAGTGGCTCGACGGTGTACGTGAGTTTGTGCGACAAGCGGTTCCTCGCAAAGGTCTTATCGTCGTTTTCTCTCCACTGCTCAAACCGGTTGCTGCAGACCTAGAATCCAAGCTTTCCGAATCGGCGCTTCTCTATTGCCAGCTCGCCGACCTTCGGTCGTTCGCACATGGCCGCCATCTTTGGCTTGCAGAGCGCCCCGAGGATTGCGCGATCCTCGCACTCGTTGAGCCCGGTTTGGAGCATCTTTGGGCCCGTATGCAGCAACTTCTGCCGGGTAATGTGCCCGTTTGCACGATGCCGCTTGCGGGCGCTAGGCCGCAGGACCTTCTTGCTGGCTTGGTGGCTCAGATGCAGCTCGTGTCGCTCATCGCTGCCGAGTTGAAGAAGGACCCTGCCAAGCCGAACGTGCCCTCATTCGGCCGCGAACTTTACTACGTAGACCTTCCCTCGTTCATCCTAGGACCGCAAGAGACTGGACGACGGGGCGAGCAGTCCAAGTATGAGGTTCTGGGCGCACGATGGCCTTCTATCGGTTCCAGCGGAGCGATGAGCCGGGCGCTGGAGCGCTTCGAGTCGGCGCTGGCACAGCAAGCATTCCACTCTGTCGTGTTCGATTACGATGGTACGCTGTGCAGTTCGCAGCGCAAAGAGGCGCCGCCCATGGTTCCTATCGTTGACCAACTTACGCGCCTGTTGAATGCCGGTATTTTTGTTGGAATCGCTTCGGGACGTGGGGACTCGATCCAGCAGCATTTGCGCAACGTACTGCCGTCGAACCTCTGGCAGAGTGTACATCTAGGCTTGTACAACGGAGGCTGGATTGGCTTGCTCGGAGAAGACATTCAGAAGCAGGCCATCACCAACGAATTCCTTAGCCATGTGCGGCGCATTCTCGGACGTTTGGAGGGTCTTGGTGTGCCAATCGAGCGCGTTCGCGAGACCTATCCACACCAGATCAGTGTCCGCTTTAAAGAGGGCGCAGACGCCGAAAATATGTGGTTTGTCATTGCTGACTCGCTCCGTCAAGCTGGTCTCGATCCAACCACTGTCGTGCGCAGCAAGCATTCGGTCGACGTGTTGGCTGTGAACGTCAACAAATCGCACCTCGTTGCAAAGATCATCCAGGCGCGAAGTATCGATCCGTATCAAGTCGTGACCATGGGCGATCAAGGTGCTTGGCCCGGCAACGATTCGTCATTGCTCGAGCATCGGTATTCGCTGAGCGTTGACCAGCCGTCGCGTCGCCTGGACCGGGGGTGGAAACTGGCACCGCACCATAAACGCGATGTCGATGCCACGCTTTGGTATTTGGAGCGCGCAGAAATCGATGCTGCCAGTAGTTCATTCCGCTTCAAGCTCAGCGCATGA